In the Pseudochaenichthys georgianus chromosome 1, fPseGeo1.2, whole genome shotgun sequence genome, one interval contains:
- the LOC117453144 gene encoding beta-2-syntrophin-like, which produces MALTEKDILLFQAVPWSRESWSTPLLTHPLLATRLVHSGSARGSPAQGSDLVFATRTGTGRGIESHIFRVETHWDLSSWMRALVQGAHAAAELIKEVSIDKSH; this is translated from the exons ATGGCGCTGACAGAGAAGGACATCCTGCTGTTTCAGGCGGTGCCGTGGAGCAGAGAGTCCTGGTCCACGCCTCTGCTCACACACCCACTGCTGGCCACAAG GCTGGTTCACTCTGGCAGTGCTCGGGGGTCTCCTGCTCAGGGGTCAGACCTGGTGTTTGCCACCCGGACGGGCACAGGGCGGGGCATCGAGTCCCACATCTTCAGAGTGGAGACCCACTGGGACCTGTCGTCATGGATGCGAGCCCTCGTGCAGGGGGCGCACGCCGCGGCTGAGCTCATCAAAGAAGTCTCCATCG ataaatcccattga